The Solea senegalensis isolate Sse05_10M unplaced genomic scaffold, IFAPA_SoseM_1 scf7180000015143, whole genome shotgun sequence genome contains a region encoding:
- the LOC122761984 gene encoding centriole, cilia and spindle-associated protein-like: MAALRSVCFTCYPAGDTQPAVARKPPRAKSQPAIGSKEKESRRPTGRLDWTERQKDVRRTNNQQSVVVADAGVEPRVESDRRRGHGGRGPGERRRARSADLEKVRRSQLTAAVDERWTTEYMRCFSARLR; the protein is encoded by the exons TGTTATCCCGCTGGCGACACACAACCGGCCGTCGCCCGGAAACCTCCCAGAGCCAAGAGTCAACCTGCGATCGGCAGCAAAGAAAAGGAGAGCCGGAGACCGACAGGaagactggactggactgagagacagaaggaCGTCAGGAGGACAAACAACCAGCAG agcgtCGTGGTGGCCGACGCTGGCGTCGAGCCTCGTGTTGAGTCCGACAGGAGGCGGGGCCATGGTGGGCGGGGCCCCGGTGAACGTCGTCGCGCGCGGTCAGCTGACCTGGAGAAGGTGCGCCGTTCACAGCTGACGGCGGCGGTGGACGAGCGCTGGACGACCGAGTACATGCGCTGCTTCTCTGCTCGACTCAGGTAG